The region TTTGTGGGCGAGCCCAACGCCAGTGGTGCGGTAGATAAAACAGCAGAAGTCATTGAATGGATTTCACTAAGAGGTCAGGCCAGGTGCCACTGCGGCATGGGGGCGTGTTGCTGATGCGCTTATTTCACGGTGTAAAGCTTGTCAAACTGGCCACCATCGTTGAAGTGCACCTTTTGTGCCTCCGTCAGCGAACCAAAATACTCACTCACCGCAAACAACTTCAGGGGTTTGAAGGTGCTGGCGTACTTGGCCAGGATCTTCTGGTTTTGTGGGCGAATGCCATGTTTGGCAGCAATTTCCTGCGCTTCATCCGAGTACAGGTAGTTCAGATAGGCTTTGGCCAGTTCTCCGGTGCCTTTTTTGGCCACAGTACGCTCCACCACGGCCACCGGGTTCTCGGCAATGATGCTCACCGAGGGGTGCACCGCATCCACCTTGCCCGCACCAAATTCACGATCCACCGACACCACTTCAGACTCAAAGGTGATCAGCACGTCGCCAATGTTGCGCTGCAAGAAAATGGTGGTGGCATCACGCCCGCCTTTGGCCAGCACCGGCACATTCTTGAACAGTTTGCCTACAAACTCGGCGGCCTGTGCATCGCTGCCACCCGTCTGGCGCACATAGCCCCAGGCCGCCAGGTAGGCCATACGACCATTGCCACCGGTTTTGGGGTTGACCACAATCACTTTTACATCGGGGCGAATCAGGTCGTTCCAGTCCTTGATGCCTTTGGGGTTGCCGTTGCGGGTCAGGAACAGCATGGTCGAGGTGGTGGGTGCCGCGTTGTTGGGGAAGCGTTTGGCCCAGTCCGCGGCGACCACGCCACTTTTGGCCAGAAATTCCACATCAGTGGTGGTGTTCATGGTCACCACATCCGCATCCAGGCCGTCATTCACCGCACGGGCCTGGGCACTGGAGCCACCGTGTGACTGGTCCACCTTGACATCTTTGCCAGTGGTTTTTTTGTAGTTGGCAACAAAAGCCAGGTTGACATCCTTGTAGAACTCGCGTGACACGTCATAAGAGGCATTCAGCAGTGTTTGAGCTGCTACAAATTGTGTAGCTGTCAGTGCAATACCAGCAAGCGCCAGAGTCACTTTTTGTTTAAATTTCATGAAAATTCCTTAGGTGTCAGAAAAAGGGGTGAAGGGATATGCCGAAATCGGGGATTCAAGTGGCCTCAGGCCACCAGCAAGGCACCGGCCTGCGCACTGCCCACATCGGTGATCAGTGACTGCAGCAGCGCCAGACCCAGCGGCCAAGGGCCAAACCCGGCCTCCAGATTGATGTGGCCCGCGTCTTGCAGCCGCACAAATTCGCTGCCCCAGGCGCGTGCATAAGCTCCTGCGGTGCGTACCGGGCAAAAAGGATCGGTGTTGCTGGCGACGATGATGCTTCGATACGGCAGCCGCTGATAAGGCACCGGAGCAAAGTCGGCCAGCACACCACGCCGTTCGGGGTCAGCCGGGGCCACCAGCAATGCGGCGGCAATGTGTGCCGTAGCCTCTGGGGGTAAATGTGCCGTGGCAATACAACCCAGGCTGTGGGCAGCAATCACCACCGGTTTGGGTTGCGCCAGAATGGTTTGCGTGATGGAGGCTACCCAGGCTTGGCGCGCCGGGCTCACCCAGTCGTCTTGCGTGACCCGCACCGCACCCGGCAGTTGCTCCGCCCACAGGCTTTGCCAATGGCCGGGCGGTGAATCGCGCCAACCAGGAATGATGACGATGGAGACCATGATGAGAGGTATTTTTTTGCGGTGATTCTTTGAAGGAATGCCCATTGTGTGATGGGTTTTTTAAAACTCAAACTATTTATTTCTAATTTGCTTAGCTTGATATTTGTATATTGAATTGCCTAAAAAGAATGTTTTTGGGACATCCCTATACGGCAAGCGAATCGCTCGGCCATGCTGTGCCCAAGACATCCACCGTCTCATCCAGGCAGCTCCAACCCAAAGTGGGGCCTATCTGCTCGACATGGCTGCCAGCAATCCACACCTCAAGGCCGTGCGCTTAAGCCGAAATTTTGGCAAAGAAGCCGCATTAACCGCCGATCAGCCCTTTTGAAATTCCTGAGGATACGGGTGACTTTCGTTTGATGAGCCGGCGTGCGGTCAACGCCCTGAACAAGCTGCCCGAACGTAATCGCTACATGAAAGGCCTGTTTGCCTGGGTGGGTTTCCCAACCCAGTTGGCAGCGCCCTCCTCTCAGGCCTCTGCCGTGTTCCTGGCCATGCCCCGAAAAGACTGGGACATGGTGTCCCAGACATTCAACACCCCCTTGCCACGACTTTTTGAAAGCCGTGAACACGTGCTGACGGTAATCCGCCACTGAGACACATCACCTGTCACGCGCCTCAAACTGCAGGCAGCTGGACTCCAGCCACCTGATAAGGGAATCAAAACCGCTTCAAACGGCATCCAGTGCTTGTGTCAGATCGGCCAGCAAGTCGTCAATGTGCTCGATACCCACCGACAAACGCACCGCGTCTTCAGGGATACCGGCCTTGGCCAGCTCTTCAGGCGACAACTGGCGATGGGTGGTCGAAGCCGGATGCGTGGCCAGGGATTTGGCATCGCCAATGTTGACCAGCCGCGTGAACAGCTTGAGCGCATCCAGAAACGCCGCCCCGGCCTTGCGGCCTTCACCCGGTGCCGACTTCACCCCAAAGGTGAACAAGCCCGAAGCCTTGCCGCCCAGGTATTTCTGCGCCAGCGCGTAGTCCGGGTGGCTGGGCAAGCCAGCGTAGCTGACCCACGACACCTTGGGGTGGTTTTGCAGGAACTGGGCCGCCTTGAGGGTGTTGTCGTTGATGCGGTCCATGCGTAACGCCAGGGTCTCGATACCTTGCAGAATCAGGAAAGCGTTGAACGGCGACAAC is a window of Rhodoferax lithotrophicus DNA encoding:
- a CDS encoding RBBP9/YdeN family alpha/beta hydrolase; this encodes MVSIVIIPGWRDSPPGHWQSLWAEQLPGAVRVTQDDWVSPARQAWVASITQTILAQPKPVVIAAHSLGCIATAHLPPEATAHIAAALLVAPADPERRGVLADFAPVPYQRLPYRSIIVASNTDPFCPVRTAGAYARAWGSEFVRLQDAGHINLEAGFGPWPLGLALLQSLITDVGSAQAGALLVA
- a CDS encoding sulfate ABC transporter substrate-binding protein, whose product is MKFKQKVTLALAGIALTATQFVAAQTLLNASYDVSREFYKDVNLAFVANYKKTTGKDVKVDQSHGGSSAQARAVNDGLDADVVTMNTTTDVEFLAKSGVVAADWAKRFPNNAAPTTSTMLFLTRNGNPKGIKDWNDLIRPDVKVIVVNPKTGGNGRMAYLAAWGYVRQTGGSDAQAAEFVGKLFKNVPVLAKGGRDATTIFLQRNIGDVLITFESEVVSVDREFGAGKVDAVHPSVSIIAENPVAVVERTVAKKGTGELAKAYLNYLYSDEAQEIAAKHGIRPQNQKILAKYASTFKPLKLFAVSEYFGSLTEAQKVHFNDGGQFDKLYTVK